A stretch of Acidimicrobiales bacterium DNA encodes these proteins:
- a CDS encoding glycosyltransferase family 4 protein, translating to AGAARPRPFRTAPTGRRRVSHLLVTNDFPPKVGGIQSYLWELWRRLEPHRFEVLTTAHPDAAAFDAAQPFRVHRLPETQTKPTRRLASLVRERARAMNADLVVVDPAVPLGLIGPRLGLPYAVVLHGAEVTVPGRLPVSRLLLGRVIRHSALVVAAGGYPAAEGTRVAGEARMPPVVVVPPGVDGDRFRPLGPEERREARRRFGLPPDGLVVVSLSRLVPRKGMDVLIRAAGRLGPELPDLAVAIGGEGRDRSRLERLVARTGAPVRLVGAVAEAELAAFYGCADLFCMLCRNRWAGLEQEGFGIVFLEAAAAGVAQVAGASGGADEAVVDGRTGLVVRRPRSVEGATTALRGVLAARERREAMGREARARATTEFSYDPLARRLGAALAEVGG from the coding sequence GGCTGGGGCGGCCCGACCTCGTCCCTTCCGTACCGCCCCCACCGGCCGGCGGCGGGTGAGCCACCTCCTCGTCACCAACGACTTCCCCCCCAAGGTCGGCGGGATCCAGTCGTACCTCTGGGAGCTGTGGCGCCGGCTGGAGCCCCACCGGTTCGAGGTCCTCACGACCGCCCATCCCGACGCCGCCGCGTTCGACGCAGCTCAGCCGTTCCGCGTCCATCGCCTGCCCGAGACCCAGACCAAGCCGACCCGGCGTCTGGCGTCGCTGGTGCGGGAGCGGGCCCGGGCGATGAACGCCGACCTCGTGGTCGTCGATCCCGCTGTCCCCCTGGGCCTGATCGGTCCGCGGCTCGGTCTGCCGTACGCCGTGGTCCTCCACGGCGCCGAGGTGACCGTTCCCGGCCGCCTGCCAGTGAGCCGCCTACTGCTGGGCCGGGTGATCCGCCACTCCGCCCTGGTGGTGGCGGCCGGGGGCTACCCGGCGGCCGAGGGCACGCGGGTGGCGGGGGAGGCGCGCATGCCTCCGGTGGTGGTCGTTCCTCCCGGGGTGGACGGGGACCGCTTCCGCCCCCTCGGGCCCGAGGAGCGGCGCGAGGCGCGCCGGCGCTTCGGGCTGCCCCCCGACGGGCTGGTGGTGGTCTCGCTCAGCCGGCTGGTGCCGCGGAAGGGCATGGACGTGCTGATCCGGGCGGCGGGCCGGCTCGGCCCGGAGCTTCCCGACCTGGCCGTGGCCATCGGCGGGGAGGGGCGGGACCGGAGCCGGCTCGAGCGCCTCGTGGCGAGGACCGGGGCCCCGGTGCGGCTGGTGGGGGCGGTGGCCGAGGCCGAGCTGGCCGCCTTCTACGGGTGTGCCGACCTGTTCTGCATGCTCTGTCGCAACCGCTGGGCCGGATTGGAGCAGGAGGGGTTCGGGATCGTGTTCCTCGAAGCGGCGGCGGCCGGGGTCGCCCAGGTCGCCGGCGCCAGCGGCGGGGCCGACGAGGCCGTGGTCGACGGGCGCACGGGCCTGGTCGTGCGCCGGCCCCGCTCGGTGGAGGGGGCCACGACCGCCCTGCGCGGCGTCCTCGCCGCCCGGGAGCGCCGGGAGGCGATGGGGCGGGAGGCGCGGGCCCGGGCCACGACCGAGTTCTCCTACGACCCTCTGGCCCGCCGGCTGGGGGCGGCGCTGGCCGAGGTGGGTGGTTGA